The following proteins come from a genomic window of Paenibacillus sp. CAA11:
- a CDS encoding threonine aldolase family protein yields MSNITLAEAFGRAVYPLTGHGKRNVQVLKDVLKNVDGDLDSDFYGKGDLISEFETKLAAYLGKESAVFFPSGTMAQQIALRIWCDRKGVARVAYHPLSHLEIHEEDGLKKLHHIEPILLAERDRLIRLEDVVNLQEEISCLLLELPQREIGGQLPAYEELEQISAYCRDKGIRLHLDGARLFEIVPYYGKSAAEICSLFDSVYVSFYKGIGGIAGAILAGSKDFTSESKVWKRRHGGDLISLYPYILSSDYYFEQRVNKMEQYYEEAKELAKLFNGCHAVSTLPAEPVSNMFHAYFAVPKEVVEPILIEVCEETGVGIAAYLAEREGNRCTYEVSIGERYANVPKDRLREAFKLLDEKLKQIGA; encoded by the coding sequence ATGAGTAACATCACATTGGCAGAGGCCTTCGGCCGTGCTGTGTATCCTCTGACCGGGCATGGAAAGCGAAATGTCCAGGTGCTGAAGGATGTGCTGAAGAACGTGGATGGAGATTTGGATAGTGACTTTTACGGGAAAGGGGATCTGATCTCAGAGTTCGAGACGAAGCTCGCAGCTTATTTGGGCAAGGAATCCGCGGTGTTCTTCCCAAGCGGAACTATGGCTCAGCAGATCGCACTTAGAATATGGTGTGACCGCAAGGGAGTCGCAAGAGTAGCGTATCATCCGCTGTCTCACTTGGAGATTCATGAGGAAGATGGGCTTAAGAAGCTGCACCATATAGAGCCGATTCTGCTTGCAGAACGGGACCGGTTAATTCGCCTGGAGGATGTCGTTAACTTACAGGAGGAGATCTCTTGTTTGCTGTTAGAGCTGCCGCAGCGAGAGATCGGCGGCCAGCTTCCGGCTTATGAGGAGCTTGAGCAAATATCCGCGTACTGTCGGGACAAAGGGATTAGGCTGCATTTGGACGGGGCCCGGCTGTTTGAAATCGTACCTTATTACGGGAAGTCCGCTGCTGAGATCTGCAGTCTGTTCGATAGTGTCTATGTCTCGTTCTACAAGGGAATTGGCGGTATTGCAGGGGCAATCCTGGCAGGGAGCAAGGACTTCACTTCGGAATCAAAGGTGTGGAAACGCCGGCACGGAGGGGATCTGATCAGCCTTTATCCTTATATCTTAAGCTCGGATTACTATTTCGAGCAGAGAGTGAACAAGATGGAGCAGTATTATGAGGAGGCGAAAGAGCTGGCTAAGCTGTTCAATGGCTGCCATGCAGTATCTACCTTGCCTGCGGAGCCTGTATCTAATATGTTCCACGCTTATTTTGCAGTGCCCAAAGAGGTTGTTGAGCCGATTCTGATCGAGGTTTGCGAAGAGACAGGCGTGGGAATTGCCGCCTATCTTGCTGAGCGGGAAGGGAATCGCTGTACTTACGAAGTGAGTATCGGAGAGCGCTATGCGAATGTGCCGAAGGATCGGCTTCGCGAAGCATTTAAGCTGCTGGATGAGAAATTGAAACAGATAGGAGCGTAA
- a CDS encoding AbrB family transcriptional regulator: MKISGFWTSRLARWVVTILTAGIGGALFTVLQLPIPWLLGPMIAALIGASIWRKGYDWPPQARDTGMIIVGYTIGLSLTASALRQMAGQLPSMLLMTLLLLTMCSGIAFVVSKLSGVDYMTVLMGSIPGGLTQMVALAEETKGINITVVTVTQVIRLMMIIVSVPLLVFSPLLGLTHTGGAAPSATAALHHGWGELFPAMLIFAPVCVLCAWGGNKIRFPTAFLLGPALATCTLQLLGLEGPQLPALLVGAAQLMIGTHVGLMLRPGQLANKARSISLALASAIVLIAGSVGLSLILSGLEHVSLATALLSLAPGGMDQMGIMAQEVGANLSMVAGYQLFRTFFIFLAVPPLLRLLIRGASRRKARMGGEELNENA; encoded by the coding sequence GTGAAGATATCTGGATTTTGGACCTCAAGGTTGGCCCGATGGGTCGTTACGATTCTAACAGCAGGTATAGGAGGCGCCTTATTTACTGTCCTTCAGCTGCCCATTCCTTGGCTGCTTGGCCCGATGATTGCCGCTCTGATTGGCGCAAGTATCTGGAGAAAAGGATACGACTGGCCGCCCCAGGCTAGGGATACGGGCATGATCATCGTGGGTTACACGATCGGCCTATCCCTGACTGCCTCGGCTCTTCGGCAAATGGCGGGTCAGCTGCCGAGTATGCTGCTCATGACTTTGCTGCTGCTGACGATGTGCTCGGGAATTGCCTTTGTCGTATCCAAGCTGTCGGGGGTGGACTATATGACGGTGCTCATGGGCAGCATCCCTGGCGGACTGACCCAGATGGTTGCTCTGGCGGAAGAGACCAAGGGAATTAACATCACTGTTGTTACCGTAACTCAGGTGATCCGGCTGATGATGATCATTGTCAGCGTGCCCCTGCTCGTATTCAGTCCTTTGCTCGGGCTGACGCATACTGGCGGGGCAGCCCCCTCGGCGACGGCTGCCCTTCACCATGGCTGGGGAGAGCTGTTTCCTGCAATGCTGATCTTTGCTCCGGTGTGCGTGCTCTGCGCATGGGGCGGGAACAAGATCAGATTTCCGACCGCGTTCCTGCTCGGACCAGCCCTTGCTACCTGCACTTTGCAGCTGCTTGGCTTGGAGGGCCCCCAGCTTCCAGCGCTGCTGGTGGGTGCGGCCCAATTGATGATCGGCACTCATGTGGGGCTGATGCTTAGACCCGGTCAGCTCGCAAATAAGGCCCGCTCCATATCGCTGGCTCTGGCAAGTGCGATTGTGCTTATAGCAGGCTCTGTAGGCCTCAGCCTGATCTTGTCCGGGCTGGAGCACGTGTCGCTGGCGACCGCCCTGTTAAGCCTGGCTCCCGGCGGCATGGATCAGATGGGCATCATGGCACAGGAAGTCGGCGCCAATTTGTCCATGGTGGCCGGTTATCAGCTGTTCCGCACCTTCTTTATCTTCCTCGCCGTGCCGCCGCTCCTGCGGCTTCTGATCAGAGGAGCATCCCGACGTAAGGCCCGTATGGGGGGAGAAGAGCTTAATGAAAATGCCTGA
- a CDS encoding Gfo/Idh/MocA family protein — protein MNIGILGSGFGAYHAKLLAQIKDVDKIVVFGRNPSKLTQLRDKLGVTVTSSADDILLDPSIDAVDICLPSSLHSRFAVEAVKQGKHVFCETPVCCGLEEAELMRKAAEEHGRLILVNQFIKFDPAYAYLHKAVQNRTYGKLLSVSLFRETPPLWGNLGLDAIAVKLMIHELDMLTWLLEAPELMNLWGSQPVDRPEQSLVRAFYQSRGTFAEVLASSQMPEAYPFTVGYDAYFEEGKLSYRESDGNGQIHSSLQEYTPSGERVLSLTPVNPYEASLKHALECFAKPGESLLTLEQAARSLRLALQLESQLAPDQTNRT, from the coding sequence ATGAACATCGGGATCTTAGGAAGCGGCTTTGGCGCTTATCACGCAAAGCTGCTGGCACAAATCAAGGATGTGGATAAAATCGTTGTCTTCGGAAGAAATCCATCGAAGCTCACACAGCTGAGGGACAAACTTGGTGTTACAGTGACCAGCTCTGCCGATGATATCCTGCTGGACCCGAGCATTGATGCCGTTGACATCTGCCTGCCCTCTTCACTGCACAGCCGCTTCGCGGTAGAGGCGGTCAAGCAAGGGAAGCATGTATTCTGTGAAACGCCTGTCTGCTGCGGACTAGAGGAGGCAGAGCTTATGAGAAAGGCGGCAGAGGAGCATGGAAGACTGATTCTGGTGAATCAATTCATCAAGTTTGATCCCGCCTATGCTTATCTGCATAAAGCGGTTCAGAACAGGACCTATGGCAAACTCCTGTCCGTTAGCCTGTTCCGGGAGACTCCCCCGCTATGGGGAAATCTGGGCCTGGATGCCATTGCGGTTAAGCTGATGATCCATGAGCTGGATATGCTCACATGGCTCCTAGAAGCCCCCGAGCTGATGAACCTCTGGGGAAGTCAGCCCGTGGATCGGCCCGAGCAATCTCTCGTTCGGGCTTTCTACCAATCGAGAGGTACCTTCGCTGAAGTATTAGCTTCCTCGCAAATGCCCGAGGCCTATCCCTTCACGGTGGGGTATGACGCCTATTTTGAAGAGGGAAAATTAAGCTACCGGGAAAGCGACGGAAACGGGCAGATTCATTCCTCTCTTCAGGAATACACCCCTTCCGGGGAGCGTGTGCTGTCTCTGACACCGGTAAATCCTTACGAAGCAAGCCTGAAGCACGCTTTAGAGTGCTTTGCCAAGCCCGGTGAATCACTCCTCACGCTGGAACAAGCTGCGCGTTCTCTTCGCCTCGCGCTTCAGCTAGAGAGCCAACTGGCCCCGGATCAGACGAACCGGACATAG
- a CDS encoding helix-turn-helix transcriptional regulator, with the protein MRVHRLIAILLLIESRGRMKAKELAEALETSVRSIYRDVDTLAEAGVPIVALPGPQGGIQLMEGSHVALNGLHGDEVIHLYLTGMGIYSPESTRAGLKLKNALLKLEKTLPDSYQPDLAKARSRFYYDERPWWSERAQIPCLETLRTAVWRSRQVLVKYGKTSGYISSRLLSPYGLVVKRGEWYLAAFCRESGGVRTFKCERILEARLTDDTFDIPEAFTLQAYWHSQEEQFKQETRAAEHYAVVLKIIHTDASASLMSKLDVMNIRQEGENLFLTVNMFGEAAARRDVLELIGQAQVLEPPELKAYAREQLQRICMLYEENLSPRI; encoded by the coding sequence ATGAGAGTGCACCGCTTAATTGCGATACTTCTTCTTATTGAATCTAGAGGGAGAATGAAGGCGAAGGAGCTGGCCGAGGCTTTGGAGACTTCGGTACGGTCAATCTATCGCGATGTCGATACCCTTGCGGAAGCCGGTGTTCCGATTGTGGCGCTTCCCGGTCCGCAGGGAGGGATTCAGCTGATGGAGGGCAGTCATGTTGCTCTGAACGGGCTTCATGGCGATGAGGTGATTCACCTCTATTTAACGGGCATGGGGATCTATTCCCCCGAGTCTACCAGGGCTGGGCTGAAGCTCAAGAATGCGCTCCTGAAACTGGAAAAGACGCTTCCCGACTCTTATCAGCCAGACCTTGCTAAGGCCAGAAGCCGGTTTTATTATGACGAACGGCCCTGGTGGTCAGAGCGGGCGCAGATCCCTTGTCTGGAGACGCTTCGAACCGCAGTCTGGCGGTCCAGGCAGGTGCTCGTGAAGTACGGGAAGACAAGCGGTTATATCTCGTCCCGTCTTCTCTCTCCCTATGGCCTGGTGGTTAAAAGGGGTGAATGGTATTTAGCCGCTTTCTGCCGGGAATCAGGTGGAGTTCGAACCTTCAAATGCGAACGTATTCTGGAAGCAAGGTTAACAGATGATACCTTTGACATTCCGGAGGCCTTCACCCTGCAGGCGTACTGGCATAGTCAAGAGGAGCAATTCAAGCAGGAGACTCGGGCTGCAGAGCATTATGCTGTAGTCTTAAAAATAATCCATACCGATGCTTCAGCCAGCCTTATGAGCAAGCTGGACGTTATGAATATTCGTCAGGAAGGAGAGAATCTGTTCCTGACGGTTAATATGTTTGGAGAGGCTGCCGCCAGACGGGACGTGTTGGAGTTAATCGGTCAGGCACAGGTACTGGAGCCGCCAGAGCTGAAGGCATATGCCCGAGAGCAGCTGCAGCGGATCTGCATGCTGTATGAAGAGAATTTATCACCCAGAATCTGA
- the msrA gene encoding peptide-methionine (S)-S-oxide reductase MsrA, with amino-acid sequence MNMEKIPNQGGSGDSLPAIFVKEGALQIATLGMGCFWSPEALFGQLPGVVRTRVGYAGGTTPHPVYREMGDHSETVRLEFDPNQITFRQLLEVFWAHHNPANINGYKGRQYLSLVLYHDEEQRAAAVQLMAEMTRGGKEQPATEVAPYAAFYPAEDRHQKYYLKRYPDAVEKLSSLYPSEALWVNSTLAARLNAIAKGYLNLSALQDEISGWEAGQTDRERMLGAIRQIRW; translated from the coding sequence ATGAATATGGAGAAGATTCCGAATCAGGGCGGGAGCGGGGACAGTCTTCCCGCAATCTTCGTCAAGGAGGGGGCGCTCCAAATTGCAACGCTGGGGATGGGATGCTTCTGGAGCCCGGAAGCGCTGTTTGGGCAGCTGCCGGGTGTCGTGCGCACCCGGGTCGGCTACGCTGGAGGGACAACTCCGCATCCGGTATATCGGGAGATGGGGGATCATTCGGAGACCGTTCGGCTGGAGTTTGACCCGAATCAGATTACGTTCCGCCAGCTTCTGGAGGTCTTCTGGGCCCATCATAATCCTGCGAATATCAACGGCTACAAGGGACGGCAATACTTGTCCCTAGTGCTGTACCATGATGAGGAGCAGCGAGCGGCTGCGGTGCAGCTGATGGCGGAGATGACCCGCGGCGGGAAGGAACAGCCGGCTACGGAGGTCGCGCCTTATGCTGCTTTTTACCCTGCAGAGGACAGACACCAGAAATACTATTTAAAGAGATACCCGGATGCCGTAGAGAAGCTGAGCTCGCTGTATCCTTCAGAAGCCCTTTGGGTGAATTCAACGCTAGCGGCCAGATTGAACGCAATCGCTAAGGGCTATCTTAATTTAAGCGCTCTCCAAGACGAGATTAGCGGGTGGGAAGCCGGACAAACAGACCGTGAGCGGATGCTAGGCGCCATTAGGCAGATTAGATGGTGA
- a CDS encoding 6-phospho-beta-glucosidase — protein MSNFRFPENFLWGGAIAANQAEGAYLEDGKGLSSVDLLPTGENRRSIMKGNVPSFTPLEGEFYPSHEAIDFYHHYKEDMALFAEMGFKALRVSISWARIYPTGEEAAPNEAGLKFYDDLFDEMLKYNIQPVVTLAHFDVPVALVEKYGSWRHRKMVELFETYSKTVFARYKDKAKYWMTFNEINMLLHLPFLGAGLAFKEGDNIKQIQYQAAHHQLLASALAVKACHEIIPDAQIGCMLAAGSFYPFTCNPEDVYQGMEKDRESYFFIDVQSRGEYPGYAKRFFRDHGLNIEMQPEDAEILREGTVDYIGFSYYSSRTTSTDPEVNKNMTTGNVFGSVANPYLAKSEWGWTIDPKGFRITANQLHDRYQKPLFVVENGFGASDIVTPEGEVNDDYRIDYLKRHVAELGEAIQDGCEIIGYTSWGPIDIVSASSGEMKKRYGYIYVDRDNEGKGTLKRIKKKSFSWYKNVIASNGENLGE, from the coding sequence ATGTCTAACTTTAGATTTCCTGAGAATTTTTTATGGGGAGGCGCCATTGCTGCGAACCAGGCTGAAGGCGCTTACCTGGAGGATGGCAAAGGCCTGTCCTCAGTAGATTTGCTGCCTACAGGGGAGAACCGCAGAAGCATTATGAAGGGGAATGTTCCTTCATTCACCCCGCTTGAAGGTGAGTTCTATCCTTCTCATGAAGCGATCGATTTCTATCACCATTACAAAGAGGATATGGCTCTGTTTGCAGAGATGGGCTTCAAGGCGCTGCGCGTGTCGATTTCCTGGGCGAGAATTTATCCGACGGGTGAAGAGGCGGCTCCGAATGAGGCTGGCTTGAAGTTCTATGATGATCTGTTCGACGAAATGCTGAAATACAACATTCAGCCTGTCGTAACACTGGCTCATTTCGACGTGCCTGTGGCCCTGGTTGAGAAATACGGCAGCTGGAGACACCGCAAAATGGTTGAGCTGTTCGAAACCTACTCCAAGACCGTGTTCGCTCGCTATAAGGACAAAGCGAAATACTGGATGACCTTCAATGAGATCAACATGCTGCTGCACCTGCCATTCCTGGGAGCTGGCCTTGCGTTCAAGGAAGGCGACAATATCAAGCAGATTCAGTATCAAGCAGCGCATCATCAGCTGCTGGCCAGCGCCTTGGCTGTTAAAGCCTGCCATGAGATCATTCCGGATGCCCAAATCGGCTGTATGCTCGCTGCCGGCAGCTTCTACCCGTTCACATGCAATCCTGAAGATGTGTATCAGGGCATGGAGAAGGACCGCGAGTCTTATTTCTTCATTGATGTTCAATCGCGCGGAGAATATCCAGGCTATGCGAAGCGCTTCTTCCGGGATCACGGGTTGAACATTGAGATGCAGCCGGAGGATGCAGAGATTCTCAGAGAGGGAACGGTCGACTACATCGGCTTCAGCTACTATTCCAGCCGGACGACCAGCACAGACCCTGAGGTGAACAAGAACATGACGACCGGCAATGTGTTCGGCTCGGTGGCGAACCCTTATCTGGCTAAATCCGAATGGGGCTGGACGATTGATCCGAAGGGCTTCCGCATTACGGCTAACCAGCTGCATGACCGCTATCAGAAGCCGCTGTTCGTCGTTGAGAACGGATTCGGTGCCAGCGACATCGTAACACCGGAAGGCGAAGTGAATGACGATTACCGGATTGACTATCTGAAACGGCATGTTGCGGAGCTGGGCGAAGCGATTCAGGACGGCTGCGAGATCATTGGCTACACCAGCTGGGGGCCGATTGATATTGTCAGCGCCTCTTCCGGTGAGATGAAAAAGCGTTACGGCTACATCTACGTAGACCGTGATAACGAAGGCAAAGGAACGCTGAAGCGGATTAAGAAGAAGAGCTTCAGCTGGTACAAGAATGTGATTGCATCAAACGGCGAGAATCTCGGCGAATAA
- the murB gene encoding UDP-N-acetylmuramate dehydrogenase, translating to MNAYQSLCKSLFKDFDADHIKYSESLRNYTYTRLGGDADVLISPTTVDEVAAVVKRAAEHSIPLTMMGYGSNMIVRDGGIRGITLSLQHLNSIRIDGHSLTAQGGAAIIDVSRRALAESLTGLEFACGIPGSVGGALYMNAGAYGGQMSDVVESAVVVTPEGDIVTLQSEELLLGYRTSVFMGRPYIILEVTMKLELGHPAEIKAKMDELTHARESKQPLEYPSCGSVFKRPEGYFAGKLIQDCGLQGTRIGGAEVSRKHSGFIVNVDNATAQDYLNLIALIQETVSRKFNVNLETEVIVIGEDLVVQENK from the coding sequence ATGAACGCTTATCAATCGTTATGCAAATCTCTGTTTAAGGATTTTGACGCAGACCATATTAAATATTCCGAATCGCTTCGAAATTACACATATACACGACTCGGTGGGGATGCCGATGTGCTCATCTCTCCAACCACGGTAGATGAAGTGGCCGCTGTCGTGAAGAGAGCCGCTGAGCACAGCATTCCGCTGACCATGATGGGATACGGCTCCAACATGATTGTCAGGGACGGCGGTATCCGCGGCATCACCCTGTCCCTGCAGCACCTCAATAGCATCCGGATAGATGGGCATTCCTTGACCGCGCAGGGCGGAGCTGCCATCATAGACGTCTCCAGACGGGCGCTGGCCGAGAGCCTGACCGGTCTGGAATTTGCCTGCGGCATCCCGGGCTCAGTGGGGGGTGCACTCTACATGAACGCCGGAGCTTATGGCGGCCAAATGTCTGATGTGGTGGAATCCGCCGTCGTGGTTACCCCGGAAGGGGACATCGTGACCCTGCAGAGCGAGGAGCTGCTGCTCGGGTATCGAACAAGCGTATTTATGGGCAGACCCTACATCATCCTTGAGGTTACTATGAAGCTGGAGCTCGGGCATCCGGCCGAGATCAAGGCCAAAATGGATGAGCTGACCCATGCGAGGGAATCCAAGCAGCCGCTTGAGTATCCTTCCTGCGGAAGTGTGTTCAAGCGTCCGGAAGGATATTTTGCCGGCAAGCTGATTCAGGACTGCGGGCTTCAGGGTACCCGAATCGGCGGCGCCGAAGTGTCGCGCAAGCATTCCGGCTTCATCGTCAACGTGGACAATGCTACAGCACAGGATTATCTTAACCTGATCGCCTTGATTCAGGAGACCGTCAGCCGCAAGTTCAATGTCAACCTGGAGACAGAGGTTATCGTGATCGGCGAGGACCTTGTGGTGCAAGAGAACAAGTGA
- the licT gene encoding BglG family transcription antiterminator LicT, with product MKIAKVINNNVISVHQADGSELVVMGRGIAFKKKPGDAVDEDRIEKVFALKNKQTSDNFKMLLREVPIELIVIVEEIIDYTKKNLGKKLNENIYVSLTDHINFAVERHQKGLEIKNALLWEIKQLYKEEFQIGLKTLEQIKRKLDIDLPEDEAAFIAIHIVNAEMNEEVRTTMDITKFMQQIINIVKYHFGTEFEEESLSYFRFITHLKFFAQRVFKGTHYEDNYDHLYDLIKEKHKEAALCTEKIKMFVEKEYSHKLTNEEMLYLTVHIERVVNR from the coding sequence ATGAAAATAGCTAAGGTCATCAATAACAATGTTATCAGTGTTCATCAGGCAGACGGATCAGAGCTGGTCGTTATGGGCAGGGGGATTGCATTTAAGAAAAAGCCTGGCGATGCAGTGGACGAAGACCGGATTGAAAAGGTGTTCGCGCTCAAGAACAAGCAGACCTCTGATAATTTCAAAATGCTGCTGCGGGAGGTTCCCATTGAGCTGATCGTAATCGTTGAGGAGATCATTGATTACACCAAGAAGAATCTGGGCAAGAAATTGAATGAGAATATATATGTATCGCTAACGGATCATATCAACTTTGCTGTAGAGCGCCACCAGAAGGGACTGGAGATTAAGAATGCCCTGCTCTGGGAAATCAAGCAGCTGTACAAGGAAGAGTTCCAGATTGGGCTGAAGACGCTCGAGCAGATCAAGCGGAAGCTGGACATTGACCTGCCCGAGGACGAGGCGGCCTTTATAGCAATCCATATTGTCAATGCGGAGATGAATGAGGAAGTCCGCACAACGATGGACATCACCAAATTTATGCAGCAGATTATCAATATCGTCAAATATCATTTTGGCACGGAGTTCGAAGAGGAGTCGCTGAGCTATTTCCGGTTTATTACGCATCTCAAGTTTTTCGCCCAGCGAGTGTTCAAGGGTACGCACTATGAGGATAACTATGACCATCTGTACGATCTGATTAAGGAGAAGCACAAAGAGGCTGCGCTGTGCACCGAGAAAATCAAAATGTTCGTGGAGAAGGAATACAGCCACAAGCTGACGAACGAGGAAATGCTGTACTTGACCGTGCATATCGAGCGAGTGGTCAACCGCTAA
- a CDS encoding beta-glucoside-specific PTS transporter subunit IIABC, producing the protein MNYEQLAKEIVQGVGGEKNVVSLVHCATRLRFSLKDLSKADKAKLEKTDGIITVKESGGQFQVVIGNKVPEVYNAIGQVSNILSDSKTEEKAQGGKKGIGAVVDVISSIFAPLLGVMAGAGILKGLLLIFSNFHWLEKTDTTYIILYAAADSLFYFLPLLLAVTTARKFGGNIFTALTIAGALVYPTIIQLKTDGTDTHFFGIPVVMMSYSSTVIPIILAIIVMSKLEKFCNRVIHESVKNFITPLISLVVMLPLTLIVFGPIGVYVGNAIADGLLAAFSFSPLLAGAILGASWQLLVIFGVHWGLVPVFINNIAVYGKDGIKPAATASVFAQTGAAFGVMLRTKNKKLRTLAGSATLSALFGITEPAVYGVTLPLKRPFIAGLVGGAVGGAIIGQAGTQAFASGAPGLLTLPIFYGPGGQGFPGLIIGIVASFLISAVLAYVLGFKDPVEEDNKTEVPAESVAPVNGDSDKVSEKALSPLSGTVVALSEVPDPAFSSEAMGKGVAIEPTSGRVVAPFDGTITVAFKKKHALAVVSDSGAEVLVHVGIDTVKLNGEHFTSHIKEGDRVTAGQLLLEFDLEKIREAGYPTVTPVIVTNTFDYTDVLPLQQGQVKEQQELLQIVGNDKEAEAS; encoded by the coding sequence ATGAATTATGAGCAATTAGCCAAAGAAATAGTGCAAGGTGTAGGCGGAGAGAAAAATGTCGTCTCACTCGTCCACTGTGCAACACGCCTGCGTTTTAGTCTGAAGGATTTGTCCAAGGCGGACAAAGCGAAGCTTGAGAAGACCGATGGAATTATCACAGTCAAGGAAAGCGGCGGACAATTCCAGGTGGTCATCGGTAACAAGGTGCCTGAGGTCTACAATGCGATCGGGCAGGTGTCCAATATTCTAAGCGATTCCAAGACAGAAGAGAAGGCTCAGGGAGGCAAAAAAGGGATTGGCGCTGTAGTCGATGTTATTTCCAGCATCTTCGCCCCGCTGCTTGGCGTGATGGCGGGAGCCGGTATTCTCAAAGGCCTGCTGCTGATCTTCAGCAATTTCCACTGGCTGGAGAAGACGGATACAACGTATATCATCCTGTATGCTGCAGCCGACAGCCTGTTCTACTTCCTGCCATTATTGTTAGCGGTTACAACGGCGCGGAAGTTTGGCGGTAATATCTTTACGGCGCTAACCATTGCCGGAGCATTAGTCTATCCTACGATTATTCAGTTGAAAACAGACGGAACCGATACGCATTTCTTCGGTATTCCGGTCGTCATGATGAGCTATTCTTCTACGGTTATTCCGATTATCTTAGCCATTATCGTTATGAGTAAGCTCGAGAAGTTCTGTAACCGCGTTATTCATGAGAGTGTGAAGAACTTTATCACACCATTGATCTCACTTGTAGTGATGCTGCCGCTGACCCTGATCGTATTCGGACCGATCGGCGTGTATGTCGGCAATGCGATTGCCGATGGCCTGCTGGCTGCCTTCTCGTTCAGCCCGCTGCTCGCTGGTGCTATTCTGGGTGCATCCTGGCAGCTGCTCGTTATCTTCGGGGTTCACTGGGGCCTTGTGCCCGTGTTTATTAACAACATTGCTGTATATGGCAAAGACGGCATCAAGCCGGCCGCAACGGCATCTGTCTTCGCACAGACCGGCGCTGCATTCGGCGTTATGCTGAGAACGAAGAACAAGAAGCTCAGAACCCTTGCAGGTTCCGCAACACTGTCCGCCTTGTTCGGCATTACGGAACCAGCGGTATATGGGGTAACCCTTCCGCTGAAGCGTCCGTTCATTGCTGGGCTGGTTGGCGGAGCCGTTGGCGGTGCCATCATAGGTCAAGCCGGCACCCAGGCCTTCGCTTCCGGCGCACCTGGCCTGCTGACCCTGCCGATCTTCTACGGTCCAGGCGGACAAGGCTTCCCTGGCCTGATTATTGGGATCGTGGCTTCGTTCCTGATCTCTGCTGTACTGGCTTATGTGCTTGGCTTTAAAGATCCGGTTGAAGAAGACAACAAGACAGAAGTACCTGCAGAATCGGTTGCTCCTGTGAATGGCGATTCAGATAAAGTGAGCGAGAAAGCGCTTAGCCCGCTCAGCGGAACTGTTGTGGCTCTGTCAGAAGTACCTGATCCAGCCTTCTCCTCGGAGGCTATGGGTAAAGGCGTGGCGATTGAGCCCACATCCGGACGTGTAGTGGCTCCGTTCGACGGAACGATCACTGTCGCCTTCAAGAAGAAGCATGCGCTGGCTGTCGTGTCGGACAGCGGTGCTGAAGTTCTGGTTCATGTAGGCATTGATACCGTTAAGCTCAACGGGGAGCACTTCACCTCCCACATCAAGGAAGGTGATCGGGTAACAGCAGGACAGCTGCTGCTCGAATTCGACCTCGAGAAGATTCGTGAGGCTGGCTACCCTACCGTTACACCGGTCATCGTAACCAATACGTTTGACTATACAGATGTGCTTCCTCTCCAGCAGGGACAAGTCAAGGAGCAGCAAGAGCTGCTGCAGATTGTCGGCAATGACAAAGAAGCGGAAGCGTCGTAA